In a genomic window of Alphaproteobacteria bacterium:
- a CDS encoding galactokinase: MIIVRSPLRITLGGGGTDLPSYYRNHGGFLMAAAIDRYVYITLHQTFVEDLIVKYSKTERVSDVGDIEHPIVREAFRLSGVDGRFLEMTSMADIPAGTGLGSSGSFTTALLKALYTFTKRQLSPAEVAELACKIEIDILGEPIGKQDQYAAAYGGVTCFRYHPSNAVEAWPLPISRETLYNLEDNLMLFFTGFSRQASSILKEQDDKSRSMDQGMIDNLHFVKELGERSLKSFETGDLEEFGRIMHEHWLHKKQRSKSMSNPEIDNWYNLGMKNGAVGGKLVGAGGGGFLMFYAHDKTRLRHAMTEAGLKEVRFRFDFEGTKVVVQ, translated from the coding sequence ATGATCATCGTGCGCAGCCCGCTTCGCATCACACTTGGCGGCGGCGGAACCGATCTGCCGTCCTACTACCGAAATCACGGCGGCTTCTTGATGGCGGCGGCGATCGACCGCTATGTCTACATCACGCTGCATCAAACCTTCGTCGAAGACCTGATCGTGAAATACTCGAAGACCGAGCGCGTCTCGGACGTCGGCGATATCGAACATCCCATCGTGCGCGAGGCCTTCCGCTTGTCCGGCGTCGATGGCCGCTTCCTGGAAATGACCAGCATGGCCGACATCCCGGCCGGTACGGGGCTGGGCAGTTCGGGCAGTTTCACCACGGCGCTTCTGAAGGCGCTTTACACCTTCACCAAGCGCCAATTGTCGCCCGCCGAAGTGGCGGAACTGGCCTGCAAGATCGAGATCGACATACTGGGCGAGCCGATCGGCAAGCAGGACCAATATGCGGCGGCTTACGGCGGCGTCACCTGCTTTCGCTACCACCCCAGCAATGCCGTGGAGGCCTGGCCGCTGCCGATCAGCCGCGAGACGCTTTACAATCTGGAAGACAATCTGATGCTGTTCTTCACCGGATTCTCGCGCCAGGCGTCAAGCATCCTGAAGGAGCAAGACGACAAAAGCCGATCGATGGATCAAGGCATGATCGACAATCTGCATTTCGTCAAGGAACTGGGCGAGCGCAGCCTGAAGTCGTTCGAAACCGGCGATCTGGAGGAATTCGGGCGCATCATGCATGAACATTGGCTGCACAAGAAGCAGCGTTCGAAATCGATGAGCAATCCTGAAATTGACAATTGGTACAATCTGGGCATGAAGAACGGCGCCGTGGGCGGCAAGCTGGTAGGCGCGGGCGGCGGCGGTTTCTTGATGTTCTACGCGCATGACAAAACCCGCCTGCGCCACGCCATGACCGAGGCGGGCCTGAAGGAAGTGCGTTTCCGCTTCGATTTCGAAGGCACCAAGGTCGTCGTTCAGTAA
- a CDS encoding HAD-IIIA family hydrolase, which produces MGIGRKITRKAVFLDRDGVINPNVWNEAAKAFESPHRVEDFRLNPGAAQAMRDLQKAGYALIVVTNQPSYAKNKKTPLEAITAINDRLRFDLAQEGVSLKAVFTCLHHPESTLPGYGVCACRKPSPYFLLQAERWFGIDLHASWMVGDRATDIACAQGAGVKAIQVSGQGEAGADPRPLAHVQDLTQAAALILQSA; this is translated from the coding sequence ATGGGAATCGGTAGGAAAATAACGCGCAAAGCCGTATTTCTAGATCGCGACGGCGTCATCAATCCCAATGTCTGGAACGAGGCGGCCAAAGCCTTCGAGTCTCCGCACCGGGTGGAAGACTTTCGCCTGAATCCGGGCGCTGCCCAGGCCATGCGCGATTTGCAAAAGGCGGGTTACGCGTTGATCGTCGTCACCAACCAGCCCAGCTACGCCAAAAACAAGAAGACGCCGCTGGAAGCCATTACGGCGATCAATGACCGGCTTCGTTTCGATTTGGCGCAAGAAGGCGTGTCGCTGAAGGCGGTCTTCACCTGCCTGCACCATCCCGAATCGACCCTGCCCGGTTATGGCGTCTGCGCCTGCCGAAAACCCAGTCCCTATTTCCTGCTGCAGGCCGAGCGTTGGTTCGGCATCGATCTGCACGCGTCATGGATGGTGGGCGACCGGGCGACCGACATCGCTTGTGCCCAGGGTGCTGGGGTCAAGGCGATTCAAGTTTCGGGTCAGGGCGAAGCTGGCGCCGACCCCAGGCCCTTGGCCCATGTGCAGGATTTGACGCAAGCGGCGGCGCTCATTCTTCAATCCGCTTAA
- a CDS encoding UDP-glucose/GDP-mannose dehydrogenase family protein, which produces MKIAVQGLWHLGSVTAACLAKLGHEVVGIDPDAKVVADLGAGKAPLFEPGLDDLLAEGLAAQRLSFSTDPAAVKGSAVVWVTFDTPVDDDDNADVDYVVRQIESVLPHMDGGAVLLISSQLSAGTAKRLEGLLPKGKAIGLAVSPENLRLGKAIDVFLQSERIIVGTQAPWVKAALEPMIAGVCPNILWMSCASAEMVKHALNSFLAVSVTFANEVAVLCERIGADAADVERALKAEPRIGPKAYIRPGSAFAGGTLARDIAFLGQLADQFGTGAAMLKSVPGSNNAHRQWPLRTLEHLWGDLAGRRVAILGLAYKPGTDAVRRSLGVELARGLIAAKARPVAYDPKVATSPVSGLILATSLADALQGVEAAVVATAWPEFKDLSEVMLLTGMETPLLLDPDRHLGHLASAKSIRYVTIGTPA; this is translated from the coding sequence ATGAAAATCGCCGTTCAAGGCTTGTGGCATCTGGGTTCGGTGACGGCGGCCTGTCTGGCCAAGCTGGGCCACGAAGTAGTGGGCATCGATCCCGACGCCAAGGTCGTCGCTGACCTGGGTGCTGGCAAGGCCCCTTTGTTCGAGCCGGGTCTTGACGACCTGCTGGCCGAGGGGCTGGCGGCACAGCGCCTTTCCTTCTCGACCGATCCAGCGGCAGTCAAGGGTTCTGCCGTGGTGTGGGTCACCTTCGACACGCCGGTCGATGACGACGACAATGCCGACGTCGATTACGTGGTGCGCCAGATTGAAAGCGTGTTGCCCCATATGGACGGTGGCGCGGTGCTGCTGATTTCCTCGCAGCTTTCGGCGGGCACCGCCAAGCGGTTGGAAGGATTGCTGCCAAAGGGCAAGGCCATCGGCCTGGCGGTGTCGCCCGAGAATTTGCGCCTGGGCAAGGCGATCGACGTCTTCTTGCAATCCGAGCGCATCATCGTGGGAACGCAAGCCCCTTGGGTGAAAGCCGCGCTGGAACCCATGATCGCAGGCGTCTGTCCCAACATCTTGTGGATGTCTTGCGCTTCCGCTGAGATGGTCAAACATGCGCTCAATTCCTTTCTGGCGGTCAGCGTTACCTTCGCCAATGAGGTGGCGGTGCTTTGCGAGCGCATCGGTGCCGACGCGGCGGATGTCGAAAGAGCGCTGAAGGCCGAGCCAAGAATCGGCCCCAAGGCCTATATTCGCCCAGGTTCGGCCTTCGCGGGCGGCACCTTGGCCCGCGACATCGCCTTTCTTGGGCAACTGGCCGATCAGTTCGGCACCGGCGCCGCCATGCTGAAATCGGTGCCGGGCAGCAATAACGCGCATCGACAATGGCCGCTCAGGACCCTCGAGCATTTGTGGGGCGATTTGGCCGGGCGGCGCGTGGCCATTCTTGGGCTGGCCTATAAGCCGGGCACCGACGCCGTTCGCCGCTCGTTGGGCGTGGAATTGGCGCGTGGGCTGATCGCGGCCAAGGCGCGACCCGTGGCCTATGACCCCAAGGTGGCCACGTCGCCCGTTTCCGGATTGATCCTGGCCACGTCGCTGGCCGACGCCTTGCAAGGCGTCGAAGCGGCGGTGGTCGCGACGGCCTGGCCGGAATTCAAGGATCTTTCCGAGGTCATGCTGCTGACGGGCATGGAAACGCCCCTGCTGCTTGACCCCGACCGCCATTTGGGCCATCTGGCTTCGGCGAAATCCATCCGCTACGTCACCATCGGAACGCCCGCATGA
- a CDS encoding radical SAM protein, whose amino-acid sequence MKIALIQTPWSDASAREYKGVAKRFALYPPMGLLCLAASVDKAGHESVVLDLEVEELPFEEVCRRVKESGAELIGITATSPVFHITRLFAAEFKKRLGLPIIAGGPHINVLREEAFAPEFDYAAVLEGHDTLVELMTALEKKEALGGIKGLLYRENGQVRYNGDRAFTRELDDLPYPARSKVNPGDYIFEVPGQGVIPVATIELTRGCPFKCVFCSEPSNTGRALRKRTPRSVVDEMLHVKEQYGISHFMTLDSTLTLNRKLIEGMCHELIARNVNVTWEGQTRANLVDEPLLRLMKRAGLIRLSFGVESADLEVLRLMKKEVRPEDMRNAFRLCKRLGISTLCGVMMGNPGDTVRTVMKTARFVRSIPEIRFAPMAIAIPYPGTELFSMAERGENGLKLLTKDYTRYSRYAGGVMEVGGLKPEDLAKLQRRALFIAHSTPRKAWGLVSHFGFGNVARIGAKLMGKEIASWFGRRENLQQQSAAYENTTLRSLGVHLD is encoded by the coding sequence ATGAAAATTGCCTTGATCCAGACGCCTTGGTCCGATGCCTCGGCCCGTGAATACAAGGGCGTCGCCAAGCGGTTTGCGCTTTACCCGCCCATGGGACTTTTGTGCCTAGCTGCGTCGGTGGACAAGGCCGGCCACGAAAGCGTGGTTCTGGACCTCGAGGTTGAGGAACTGCCCTTTGAAGAAGTTTGCCGCAGAGTCAAGGAAAGCGGCGCCGAACTGATCGGCATTACGGCGACTTCGCCGGTCTTTCACATCACGAGACTGTTTGCGGCAGAGTTCAAGAAGCGCCTTGGGCTGCCCATCATTGCAGGTGGTCCGCACATCAATGTGTTGCGCGAAGAGGCCTTTGCCCCCGAATTCGATTATGCCGCCGTTCTCGAGGGCCACGATACTTTGGTCGAACTGATGACGGCGCTTGAGAAGAAGGAAGCCCTAGGTGGCATAAAGGGCCTTCTTTACCGCGAGAATGGTCAGGTTCGCTATAACGGCGACCGCGCATTTACCCGCGAGCTGGATGACCTTCCCTATCCGGCTCGGTCCAAGGTTAACCCCGGCGATTACATTTTCGAAGTGCCCGGTCAGGGCGTCATCCCCGTCGCCACCATTGAGTTGACGCGCGGCTGCCCATTCAAATGCGTCTTTTGCTCCGAGCCTTCGAATACGGGACGGGCGTTGCGCAAGCGTACGCCCAGAAGCGTGGTCGACGAGATGCTGCATGTGAAGGAGCAATATGGCATCAGTCATTTCATGACGCTTGATTCCACGCTGACCCTCAATCGCAAACTGATCGAGGGCATGTGCCACGAATTGATCGCCAGAAATGTCAACGTAACCTGGGAGGGGCAGACGAGAGCCAATCTTGTTGACGAGCCGCTGCTGCGCCTGATGAAGCGCGCCGGCCTGATCAGGCTGTCCTTTGGCGTGGAGAGTGCTGACCTTGAGGTGCTGCGTTTGATGAAGAAGGAAGTAAGGCCCGAAGACATGCGCAACGCCTTTAGGCTATGCAAGCGGTTAGGCATCTCGACCTTGTGCGGCGTCATGATGGGAAATCCCGGCGACACGGTGCGCACAGTTATGAAGACAGCGCGCTTTGTGCGCTCAATTCCAGAAATTCGCTTCGCCCCAATGGCCATCGCCATTCCCTATCCGGGAACCGAACTGTTCAGCATGGCGGAAAGAGGCGAGAACGGGTTGAAGCTGCTGACCAAGGACTACACGCGCTATTCACGCTATGCCGGCGGCGTCATGGAGGTGGGTGGGTTGAAGCCCGAGGATTTGGCCAAACTGCAGCGTCGCGCCCTGTTCATCGCTCATTCCACCCCCCGGAAGGCCTGGGGGCTGGTATCGCATTTCGGCTTCGGCAATGTCGCCAGGATTGGCGCCAAGCTGATGGGGAAAGAAATCGCCTCTTGGTTTGGCCGACGCGAGAACCTGCAGCAACAGAGCGCGGCTTATGAGAATACGACTCTGAGAAGCCTAGGGGTGCATCTTGACTGA
- a CDS encoding NAD-dependent epimerase/dehydratase family protein produces the protein MPYAVPLSRIILAVRLAKAPRVDPSPPLPLVSGLFQGGNSVDSTSLGHCFITGGAGYIGSNLADRLLALGHKVTAYDNLSTGFVEFIAEAQKHPNFKLIRGDVLDLPAMTHAMAGAETVFHLAANADVRFGTDHPRRDLEQNTIATFNVLEAMRANGVKRIGFSSTGSVYGEAAVIPTPEDAPFPIQTSLYGASKLAGEGLIAAYAEGFGLSGYIFRFVSVLGERYTHGHVFDFIKKLMADPKRLHILGDGRQRKSYMHVGDCIDAMLLAMTKAQEKVNVFNLGFDGYVEVIDSAKVICDELGVTPEFTFEGGERGWIGDNPFIWLSPKRIMALGWQPKCSIEEGVRRTVRWIKANPWVLERRS, from the coding sequence ATGCCATATGCCGTCCCTTTGTCCAGGATTATTCTAGCTGTCAGGCTAGCTAAGGCGCCAAGGGTTGACCCCTCCCCCCCTTTGCCGCTAGTTTCGGGCCTCTTTCAAGGGGGAAATAGCGTGGATTCAACCAGTCTGGGCCATTGTTTCATCACGGGCGGCGCTGGCTATATCGGCTCCAATCTAGCCGACCGCCTGCTGGCCCTGGGCCACAAGGTCACGGCCTACGACAATCTGTCGACCGGCTTCGTGGAATTCATCGCCGAAGCGCAAAAGCATCCTAATTTCAAACTGATCCGGGGCGACGTGCTCGATCTGCCCGCCATGACCCATGCGATGGCGGGGGCGGAAACGGTCTTTCATCTGGCGGCCAATGCCGATGTGCGCTTTGGCACCGATCACCCCAGGCGCGATCTGGAACAGAACACCATCGCCACCTTCAACGTGTTGGAGGCGATGCGGGCCAATGGCGTCAAACGCATCGGATTTTCGTCCACCGGCTCGGTTTACGGCGAGGCCGCCGTCATACCAACGCCCGAGGATGCGCCCTTTCCCATTCAAACCTCGCTTTACGGCGCTTCCAAGCTGGCGGGCGAGGGGCTGATCGCTGCCTATGCCGAGGGTTTCGGCCTTTCCGGCTACATCTTCCGCTTCGTCTCCGTGCTGGGAGAACGCTATACGCATGGCCATGTCTTCGATTTCATCAAGAAGTTGATGGCGGATCCCAAGCGCCTGCATATTCTGGGCGACGGGCGTCAGCGCAAATCCTACATGCATGTCGGCGATTGCATCGACGCCATGCTGCTGGCCATGACCAAGGCGCAGGAGAAGGTGAACGTCTTCAACCTGGGTTTTGACGGCTATGTCGAGGTGATCGATTCGGCCAAGGTAATTTGCGACGAGTTGGGCGTGACGCCCGAATTTACCTTCGAGGGCGGCGAGCGGGGCTGGATCGGCGACAATCCCTTCATCTGGCTTAGCCCTAAAAGGATCATGGCCTTGGGCTGGCAGCCCAAATGCAGCATCGAAGAGGGCGTGCGCCGCACCGTTCGCTGGATCAAGGCCAATCCCTGGGTGCTGGAGCGCCGTTCATGA
- the htpX gene encoding zinc metalloprotease HtpX, which produces MGYAKTALLLAGMTGLFLTVGFLIGGETGMLMALGLALATNLFAYWNSGNMVLSMYGAREVGPNDAPELYQIVAQLARNAQLPMPRVYLIDNPQPNAFATGRNPENAAVAATTGLLNLLSPEEIAGVMAHELAHVKNHDTLVMTIAATIAGAVGMLANFAFFFGGSRSSSEEGGGSPLGAVGTILAAILAPIAAMLVQMAISRSREYEADREGAAICGQPLWLAQALGRLEAAAHVIPNRDAEANPATAHMFIVNPLSGKGMDNLFSTHPSMDNRIARLRAMQPESRPAAAQRPRGPWG; this is translated from the coding sequence ATGGGATACGCGAAAACCGCTCTTCTCCTTGCCGGCATGACCGGCCTGTTCCTGACCGTCGGCTTTCTGATCGGCGGCGAGACCGGCATGCTGATGGCCCTGGGCCTGGCGCTGGCCACCAACCTGTTCGCCTATTGGAATTCGGGGAATATGGTGTTGTCGATGTACGGAGCCAGGGAAGTCGGCCCCAACGACGCGCCGGAACTGTATCAGATCGTGGCCCAGCTGGCCCGCAACGCCCAATTGCCGATGCCCAGGGTTTATCTGATCGACAATCCACAACCCAACGCCTTCGCCACCGGGCGCAATCCGGAAAACGCCGCCGTGGCGGCCACCACCGGCCTTTTGAATTTGTTAAGCCCCGAGGAAATCGCGGGCGTCATGGCCCATGAGCTGGCGCATGTCAAAAACCACGACACGCTGGTCATGACCATTGCCGCCACCATCGCGGGCGCCGTCGGCATGCTGGCCAATTTCGCTTTCTTCTTCGGCGGGTCGCGTTCCAGCAGCGAAGAAGGCGGCGGCAGCCCTTTGGGCGCCGTGGGCACCATCCTGGCCGCGATCCTGGCCCCCATTGCCGCCATGTTGGTGCAGATGGCCATTTCCAGATCCCGCGAATACGAAGCCGACCGCGAGGGCGCAGCGATTTGCGGCCAGCCCCTCTGGCTGGCCCAAGCCTTGGGCAGGCTTGAGGCCGCCGCCCACGTCATTCCCAACCGCGATGCCGAGGCGAACCCCGCCACGGCGCACATGTTTATCGTCAATCCACTTTCCGGAAAAGGAATGGACAACCTGTTCTCAACACATCCCAGCATGGATAATCGCATCGCCCGTTTGCGGGCCATGCAGCCAGAATCCCGGCCCGCCGCAGCGCAACGCCCGCGCGGTCCCTGGGGATGA
- a CDS encoding SDR family oxidoreductase, with the protein MTLHNRTAIVTGANQGLGFAIAEAYLEAGLSGLAICARDKAKLDEAADALRAKAKPGQRVFAMSCDVAKTEQVDALVAATLEEFAHIDVLVNNAGVYGPLGPIESIDWKEWADAIAINLMGLVYVCRAVVPAMKAAAYGKIVNLSGGGATNPLPRISAYAASKAGVVRFTETLAMELQDHKIDVNAIAPGVLDTRLTDQLLAAGPETVGEAFYNRIKGMVDSGKASPLEKAAALCVWLASGDSDGLTGKLISAPWDPWPGFEGHRDDLENSDVYTLRRVMPKDRGQDWGG; encoded by the coding sequence ATGACTTTGCACAACCGCACCGCCATCGTGACCGGCGCCAATCAGGGCCTGGGCTTCGCCATCGCCGAAGCGTATTTGGAGGCGGGCTTGTCCGGGCTTGCCATATGTGCCCGCGACAAAGCCAAGCTGGACGAGGCGGCAGACGCGCTTCGCGCCAAGGCCAAGCCAGGGCAGCGCGTTTTCGCGATGTCCTGCGACGTCGCCAAAACGGAACAGGTGGATGCGCTGGTGGCCGCTACCCTGGAGGAATTCGCCCACATTGATGTATTGGTCAACAATGCGGGCGTCTACGGCCCGCTTGGACCCATTGAAAGCATCGATTGGAAGGAGTGGGCCGACGCCATCGCCATCAATCTGATGGGGCTTGTCTATGTCTGCCGCGCCGTGGTGCCCGCAATGAAGGCGGCGGCTTACGGCAAGATCGTCAATCTGTCCGGCGGCGGGGCAACCAACCCGCTTCCCCGCATCAGCGCCTATGCCGCCTCGAAGGCGGGCGTGGTGCGCTTTACAGAAACCTTGGCCATGGAACTGCAAGATCACAAGATCGACGTCAACGCCATCGCTCCGGGGGTGCTGGATACGCGCTTGACCGACCAGTTGCTGGCGGCGGGACCCGAGACGGTGGGCGAGGCATTCTACAACCGCATCAAGGGCATGGTGGATTCCGGGAAAGCCTCTCCCCTGGAGAAGGCGGCGGCGCTTTGCGTTTGGCTGGCGTCAGGCGACAGCGACGGCCTGACCGGCAAGCTGATTTCGGCGCCCTGGGACCCATGGCCCGGCTTCGAGGGCCATCGCGACGACTTGGAAAATAGCGACGTTTACACGCTGCGCCGGGTGATGCCCAAGGATCGCGGCCAGGATTGGGGAGGCTGA
- a CDS encoding SIS domain-containing protein: MSASDYTNAYIGEAIQILNMIDAKAIDSMVDHVADIRANGGRLFFLGVGGGAGNCAHAVNDFRKIAGVESYAPTDNVSELTARINDDGWDSSFAEWLKGSRIGPKDGVFVFSVGGGNAEKGVSMNIVRALETARANGAKILGVVGRDGGSTAKMADACVVIPVVNPNTITPHTEAFQGVVWHMIVTHPRLKDREMKWESVGK, from the coding sequence ATGAGTGCCAGCGACTACACCAACGCCTATATTGGCGAAGCGATCCAGATTCTCAACATGATCGACGCCAAGGCCATCGACAGCATGGTCGACCACGTGGCCGACATCCGGGCCAATGGCGGGCGGTTGTTCTTTCTGGGCGTTGGCGGCGGGGCGGGCAATTGCGCGCATGCGGTCAATGATTTTCGCAAAATCGCGGGCGTCGAATCCTATGCGCCCACCGACAATGTCTCGGAACTGACGGCCAGGATCAATGACGATGGCTGGGACAGCAGCTTTGCCGAATGGCTGAAGGGATCGCGCATCGGCCCCAAGGACGGCGTGTTCGTCTTTTCGGTGGGCGGCGGCAACGCCGAAAAGGGGGTCAGCATGAATATCGTGCGCGCCCTTGAAACCGCCCGCGCCAACGGCGCCAAGATCTTGGGCGTGGTTGGCCGCGATGGCGGCTCGACGGCCAAGATGGCAGATGCTTGCGTGGTCATTCCCGTGGTCAATCCCAACACCATCACGCCGCACACCGAAGCCTTCCAGGGCGTCGTTTGGCATATGATCGTCACCCATCCCCGCCTCAAAGACCGCGAGATGAAATGGGAATCGGTAGGAAAATAA
- a CDS encoding class I SAM-dependent methyltransferase has product MPDIVKVANMSMKFLVPLIDWVLASPKMFEMHQTKINHYEDIADEFSEYLSVGNQKILDIGCSTGTCASQIIDFASNDYTGIDIHPGYTEAAAKRFANAKFLPMDARSLSFGNASFDLIVIVGVLHHVPDDIALAAMREAARVVKPEGHILLAEPVFTPGRWISNFLNHLDRGRFIRSPEDYRKLLGPVKIERERFFDLDVTFCKHRLLSFVMRPS; this is encoded by the coding sequence ATGCCTGATATTGTTAAGGTCGCCAACATGTCTATGAAGTTCCTTGTTCCGCTGATCGATTGGGTTCTGGCATCTCCAAAAATGTTCGAGATGCATCAGACGAAAATTAATCATTACGAGGACATCGCCGACGAATTCAGCGAGTACCTAAGCGTTGGCAACCAGAAAATTCTGGACATCGGTTGTTCGACCGGCACATGCGCCAGCCAGATCATCGATTTCGCCAGCAACGACTATACCGGAATCGACATCCATCCCGGCTACACCGAGGCCGCCGCCAAGCGCTTTGCAAACGCAAAGTTCCTGCCGATGGACGCCAGAAGCCTTTCCTTCGGCAATGCCTCGTTCGACCTCATCGTCATCGTCGGCGTTCTGCACCATGTGCCAGATGACATCGCCCTGGCCGCCATGCGTGAAGCCGCCAGGGTGGTTAAGCCAGAGGGTCATATTCTGCTCGCCGAACCCGTCTTCACGCCCGGTCGCTGGATCAGCAACTTTCTGAACCATCTGGACCGGGGACGCTTCATTCGCTCACCCGAAGACTATAGAAAGTTGCTGGGGCCGGTTAAAATCGAGCGTGAACGCTTCTTTGACCTGGACGTCACATTTTGCAAGCATCGCCTGCTGTCTTTTGTTATGCGGCCAAGCTAA
- a CDS encoding Gfo/Idh/MocA family oxidoreductase, whose protein sequence is MRIALVGCGLIGAKRLAALDRSDQVVAVCDLDQARAKKLAAQYAGAEIVADPLALCAYAKADAVVIAVTHDNLALLAEAAAKHGKHVMLEKPGARRPRELDPVIAAAKAAGVTVKVGFNHRFHPAMLKAREIFDSGEPGPVMFIRGRYGHGGRVGYEKEWRFDANVSGGGELLDQGSHLIDLSRWFMGDFARCWGRAPRYFWQGDVDDNAFMALESASGAMAWLHAGWSEWKNIFSLEIMCRNAKLQIDGLGGSYGVESLTHYKMLPEMGPPETTKYEYPFPDKSWQLEWAEFKSAIAEKRRPLSDLEDAKAVLAVVEGIYERNQAP, encoded by the coding sequence ATGCGCATTGCCCTGGTCGGATGCGGATTGATCGGCGCCAAGCGTCTTGCAGCCTTGGACAGGTCCGATCAGGTGGTGGCGGTTTGCGACCTGGATCAGGCGCGCGCCAAAAAGTTGGCGGCGCAATATGCCGGCGCCGAAATCGTGGCCGATCCCTTGGCTCTGTGCGCTTACGCCAAGGCGGACGCCGTCGTTATCGCCGTCACCCATGACAATCTCGCCCTTTTGGCCGAGGCGGCGGCCAAGCATGGCAAGCATGTGATGCTGGAAAAGCCTGGCGCTCGCCGCCCCCGCGAGCTTGATCCCGTCATTGCCGCCGCAAAGGCGGCGGGCGTAACGGTGAAGGTGGGGTTCAATCACCGTTTTCACCCGGCCATGCTAAAAGCGCGCGAGATTTTCGATTCCGGCGAACCGGGGCCGGTCATGTTCATTCGCGGGCGCTACGGCCATGGGGGACGCGTCGGCTACGAAAAGGAATGGCGCTTCGACGCCAACGTTTCGGGCGGCGGCGAGTTGCTGGACCAGGGATCGCATCTGATCGATCTGTCCCGTTGGTTCATGGGCGATTTCGCCCGCTGCTGGGGCCGCGCCCCTCGCTATTTCTGGCAAGGCGACGTCGATGACAACGCCTTCATGGCCCTGGAAAGCGCAAGCGGGGCCATGGCCTGGCTGCATGCCGGGTGGAGCGAATGGAAGAACATCTTCTCGCTGGAAATCATGTGCCGGAACGCCAAATTGCAGATCGACGGGCTGGGCGGCAGTTACGGCGTGGAAAGTCTTACCCATTATAAAATGCTGCCGGAAATGGGGCCGCCCGAAACCACGAAATACGAATACCCTTTCCCGGACAAGTCCTGGCAGTTGGAGTGGGCCGAGTTCAAATCGGCGATCGCCGAGAAGCGCAGGCCGCTTAGCGATCTGGAAGACGCCAAGGCCGTGCTGGCCGTGGTGGAAGGCATTTACGAAAGGAACCAAGCGCCATGA
- a CDS encoding class I SAM-dependent methyltransferase: MTDLQAAPPVAKSDGMTFPSAKEGGSAAVWQDGAFQTANGETRILVYNMAESGWSDEHSEVKESMGGADHPIDLASRRWTLGQLQSHVAQETDSTILEIGFNDGRLLAEIGRLFPKARLIGADYVISLAQQRLHTLQNIPLLQFDLRQAPLADGFADAIVLLNVLEHIDDDALAMRQVARMLKPGGVAVIEVPAGSNLYDFYDAYWLHHRRYDAAMLRSLAQAAGLQVIEQTFLGSLVYPAFWLTKKISRLRFGAASDKAPEIVAKMNANTRSSHLMAWVMAFEARMRRMIFLPFGIRYVLTCRKI, translated from the coding sequence TTGACTGACCTGCAGGCTGCGCCGCCTGTCGCCAAGTCGGATGGCATGACCTTTCCTTCTGCCAAGGAAGGCGGGAGCGCTGCGGTTTGGCAAGACGGCGCCTTTCAAACAGCGAACGGGGAAACGCGGATTCTTGTCTACAACATGGCGGAATCTGGCTGGAGCGACGAACATTCCGAGGTGAAGGAATCAATGGGCGGCGCTGACCACCCTATTGATCTGGCGTCGCGTCGTTGGACGCTTGGACAGCTTCAGTCGCATGTCGCCCAGGAAACCGATTCGACGATCCTTGAAATTGGCTTCAACGACGGGCGGCTGTTGGCGGAAATCGGACGGCTTTTTCCAAAGGCGCGGCTGATTGGCGCCGACTACGTCATTTCACTGGCGCAGCAGCGCCTGCACACTTTGCAAAACATTCCTCTGTTGCAGTTCGACCTGCGCCAAGCGCCGCTGGCCGACGGTTTTGCCGATGCCATCGTTCTGCTTAACGTGCTGGAGCACATCGATGACGATGCGCTGGCCATGCGGCAAGTGGCGCGCATGTTGAAGCCCGGCGGCGTAGCGGTGATCGAAGTGCCCGCCGGGTCCAACTTGTACGATTTCTACGACGCCTACTGGCTGCATCATCGGCGATATGACGCGGCTATGCTGCGCAGCCTGGCGCAGGCGGCGGGGTTGCAGGTGATCGAGCAGACCTTTCTGGGATCGTTGGTTTACCCGGCTTTTTGGCTGACCAAGAAAATCAGCCGGTTGCGTTTCGGCGCGGCATCAGACAAAGCCCCAGAGATTGTCGCAAAAATGAATGCCAACACGCGGTCCAGCCACTTGATGGCCTGGGTGATGGCCTTTGAGGCCCGCATGCGAAGGATGATATTTCTGCCCTTCGGCATCCGCTACGTTCTGACCTGCAGAAAAATTTAG